A window of Pseudomonas mucidolens contains these coding sequences:
- a CDS encoding DedA family protein, protein MDFNPLDLILHLDVYLDLLVTNYGPWIYAILFLVIFCETGLVVMPFLPGDSLLFIAGAVAAGGGMDPVLLGALLMLAAILGDSTNYVIGRTVGERLFSNPNSKIFRRDYLQKTHEFYDKHGGKTVTLARFLPILRTFAPFVAGVAKMPYPRFFGFSVLGTILWVGGLVTLGYFFGNVPFIKKNLSLLVVFIILLSLVPMIIGVLRSRMATRTSSEAKPH, encoded by the coding sequence ATGGATTTCAACCCGCTCGACCTTATCCTGCATCTCGATGTTTACCTCGACCTGCTGGTAACCAACTACGGTCCGTGGATCTACGCCATTCTGTTTCTGGTGATTTTTTGCGAAACCGGTTTGGTGGTCATGCCATTCCTGCCGGGTGACTCGCTGCTGTTCATCGCCGGCGCCGTGGCGGCTGGCGGCGGCATGGACCCGGTGCTGCTGGGCGCTCTGCTGATGCTCGCGGCGATCCTTGGCGACAGTACCAACTACGTGATCGGGCGCACCGTCGGCGAACGCTTGTTCAGTAACCCGAACTCAAAAATCTTCCGCCGCGACTACCTGCAGAAAACTCACGAGTTCTACGACAAGCATGGCGGCAAGACCGTGACCCTGGCGCGCTTCCTGCCGATCCTGCGGACCTTCGCGCCGTTCGTCGCCGGCGTTGCGAAAATGCCCTATCCGCGCTTCTTTGGCTTCAGCGTGCTGGGCACCATCCTCTGGGTGGGCGGCCTCGTCACCCTCGGTTACTTCTTCGGCAACGTGCCATTTATCAAGAAGAACCTATCGTTGCTGGTGGTGTTCATCATCCTGCTGTCGCTGGTCCCGATGATCATTGGCGTGCTCCGCAGCCGCATGGCAACCCGTACCTCGTCCGAAGCCAAGCCGCACTGA
- a CDS encoding GNAT family N-acetyltransferase, with protein MRITQATLEHLDLLTPLFVKYREFYGALPFPDSSRGFLEKRLRRKESVIYLALPDDDDSKLLGFCQLYPSFSSLSLKRVWILNDIYVAEDARRQLVADHLMRAAKKMAKETHAVRLRVSTSSDNDVAQKTYESMGFREDTEFKNYTLPISED; from the coding sequence ATGCGGATTACTCAAGCGACTCTGGAACACCTGGATCTGTTGACGCCATTATTCGTCAAATACCGCGAGTTCTACGGTGCGCTGCCGTTCCCGGATTCGTCCCGGGGTTTTCTGGAAAAGCGCCTGCGCCGCAAGGAATCGGTGATCTACCTGGCGCTGCCGGACGATGATGACAGCAAACTGCTCGGCTTTTGCCAGCTCTACCCGAGTTTTTCCTCGCTGTCGTTGAAACGGGTGTGGATCCTTAATGACATCTACGTCGCCGAAGACGCCCGCCGCCAACTGGTGGCGGACCACCTGATGCGCGCCGCGAAGAAAATGGCCAAGGAAACCCACGCCGTACGCCTGCGGGTGTCCACCAGCAGTGACAACGACGTGGCGCAAAAGACCTATGAATCCATGGGATTTCGCGAAGATACCGAGTTCAAGAACTACACGCTGCCGATCAGCGAGGACTGA
- a CDS encoding ethanolamine ammonia-lyase subunit EutB, whose amino-acid sequence MASFSHAVGALTYRFDSLKDVMAKASPARSGDFLAGVAAQNDGERVAAQMALANIPLKHFLEEVLIPYESDEVTRLIIDTHDKQAFAVVSHLTVGGLRDWLLSDAADEHSLRALAPGLTPEMAAAVSKIMRVQDLVLVAQKIRVVTQFRGTLGLRGRLSTRLQPNHPTDEPAGIAASILDGLLYGNGDAMIGINPATDSIASICAMLEMLDAIIQRYEIPTQACVLTHVTTSIEAINRGVPLDLVFQSIAGTEAANASFGINLNLLQEGYDAGLSLNRGTLGQNLMYFETGQGSALSANAHFGVDQQTCETRAYAVARHFKPFLVNTVVGFIGPEYLYNGKQIIRAGLEDHFCGKLLGVPMGCDICYTNHAEADQDDMDTLLTLLGVAGINFIMGIPGSDDIMLNYQTTSFHDALYARQTLGLKPAPEFEQWLANMGIFTQTDGKVRFGNNLPPAFRQALAQLG is encoded by the coding sequence ATGGCAAGCTTTTCCCACGCGGTCGGTGCATTGACCTACCGTTTTGACAGTCTCAAGGACGTGATGGCCAAGGCCAGCCCCGCCCGCTCCGGAGACTTCCTCGCAGGTGTCGCCGCGCAAAACGATGGCGAACGCGTCGCGGCGCAGATGGCCCTGGCCAATATTCCGTTGAAGCACTTTCTTGAAGAAGTGCTGATCCCCTACGAAAGCGACGAAGTCACCCGACTGATCATCGACACCCACGACAAGCAGGCATTTGCGGTGGTCAGCCACCTGACTGTCGGCGGCCTGCGCGACTGGCTGCTCAGTGACGCGGCCGACGAACACAGCCTGCGTGCACTGGCGCCCGGCCTGACCCCGGAAATGGCCGCCGCCGTGTCAAAGATCATGCGCGTACAAGACTTGGTGCTGGTGGCGCAGAAGATCCGTGTGGTTACCCAATTTCGCGGCACCCTGGGCCTGCGCGGGCGCCTGTCTACGCGCCTGCAGCCCAACCATCCGACGGATGAGCCGGCGGGCATCGCGGCAAGCATTCTCGATGGCCTGCTCTACGGCAACGGCGACGCCATGATCGGTATCAACCCGGCTACCGACAGCATCGCCTCGATCTGCGCCATGCTGGAAATGCTCGACGCCATCATCCAGCGCTATGAAATCCCGACCCAGGCCTGCGTGCTGACCCACGTCACCACCTCGATCGAAGCCATCAACCGTGGCGTGCCCTTGGACCTGGTGTTCCAGTCGATTGCCGGCACCGAGGCGGCCAACGCCAGTTTCGGCATCAACCTGAACCTCTTGCAGGAAGGTTATGACGCGGGCTTGAGCCTGAATCGCGGGACACTCGGGCAAAACCTGATGTATTTCGAGACCGGCCAAGGCAGCGCGCTGTCGGCCAACGCACACTTTGGCGTCGACCAGCAAACCTGCGAGACCCGGGCTTATGCGGTGGCGCGACACTTCAAGCCCTTCCTGGTCAACACCGTGGTCGGCTTTATCGGCCCGGAATACCTGTACAACGGCAAGCAGATCATCCGCGCCGGCCTCGAAGATCACTTCTGCGGCAAGCTGCTGGGCGTCCCCATGGGCTGCGACATCTGCTACACCAACCATGCCGAAGCCGATCAGGACGACATGGACACCCTGCTGACCCTGCTGGGCGTGGCCGGGATCAACTTCATCATGGGCATCCCCGGCTCCGACGACATCATGCTCAACTACCAAACCACCTCGTTCCACGACGCGCTTTACGCCCGGCAAACACTGGGTTTGAAACCGGCCCCGGAATTTGAACAGTGGCTGGCGAATATGGGCATCTTCACGCAGACCGACGGCAAGGTGCGGTTTGGCAACAACCTGCCACCGGCCTTCCGTCAAGCCTTGGCGCAATTGGGATGA
- a CDS encoding zinc-dependent peptidase, protein MWSLSAWRRRRILARHPVADETWQRVRRHLSFLDGISVEQDQWLREACVLFLAEKHLTALPGVELHQEQRLLLAAQAQLPLMNLGDLEWYQGFHEIVLYPDDFLSPQRHRDASGVEHEWDGEHSGEAWQQGPVILAWPGVLASGNWEGYNLVIHELAHKLDMLNGDANGLPPLHGDMDVKAWARVMQSAFDDLNRQLDHNPDAATAIDSYAAENPAEFFAVTSEYFFSAPDLLSASYPQVYEQLSLFYRQDPLTRLTQLQAHDPRYQTEG, encoded by the coding sequence ATGTGGTCCCTCAGCGCCTGGCGCCGCCGGCGTATCCTGGCCAGGCACCCGGTTGCCGATGAGACCTGGCAACGGGTGCGCCGCCACCTGAGCTTTCTCGATGGCATCAGCGTCGAGCAGGATCAGTGGCTGCGTGAAGCCTGCGTGCTGTTCCTCGCCGAAAAACACCTTACCGCACTGCCCGGCGTAGAACTGCACCAGGAGCAACGCCTGTTGCTCGCCGCCCAGGCGCAACTGCCGCTGATGAACCTCGGTGACCTGGAGTGGTACCAGGGCTTCCACGAGATCGTCCTGTACCCCGACGATTTCCTCAGCCCCCAACGTCATCGCGATGCCAGCGGCGTGGAGCATGAATGGGACGGTGAACACAGTGGCGAGGCCTGGCAACAAGGCCCGGTCATCCTCGCCTGGCCTGGTGTACTGGCGAGCGGGAACTGGGAAGGCTACAACTTGGTGATCCATGAACTGGCGCACAAACTCGACATGCTCAACGGCGACGCCAATGGCCTGCCACCGCTGCATGGCGACATGGATGTAAAAGCCTGGGCCCGCGTGATGCAGAGCGCCTTCGATGACCTCAACCGTCAGCTCGACCACAACCCCGATGCCGCAACAGCCATCGATTCCTACGCGGCGGAAAACCCCGCCGAGTTCTTTGCCGTCACCAGTGAATACTTTTTCAGCGCCCCGGATTTGCTGTCCGCCAGTTATCCACAGGTGTACGAGCAACTGAGCCTCTTTTACCGCCAGGATCCGCTCACGCGCCTCACCCAACTGCAGGCCCACGACCCGCGCTATCAGACTGAAGGCTAA
- the eutC gene encoding ethanolamine ammonia-lyase subunit EutC: MKEPPMQIDTPENSSDNPWLELRRLTPARIALGRTGTSIPTGAQLDFQFAHAQARDAVHLPFDHAGLSSQMAARGRDSLLLHSAASDRHSYLQRPDLGRRLSDESAQTLRDYAKANPGGVDLAVVVADGLSALAVHKHTVPFLTRLEEHTHAEGWSLSPVILVEQGRVAVADEVGQLLGAKMVVILIGERPGLSSPDSLGLYFTYNPKVGLTDAYRNCISNVRLEGLSYGMAAHRLLYLMREACRRQLSGVNLKDEAQVQTLESDDPDLMKGNFLLGPASD; the protein is encoded by the coding sequence ATGAAGGAGCCTCCAATGCAGATCGACACGCCTGAAAACAGCAGCGATAACCCGTGGTTGGAACTGCGACGCCTGACCCCGGCGCGGATTGCCCTGGGCCGCACCGGTACGAGCATTCCGACGGGCGCGCAGTTGGACTTTCAGTTCGCCCACGCCCAAGCCAGGGACGCCGTGCACCTGCCTTTCGATCACGCAGGCTTGAGCAGCCAAATGGCCGCGCGCGGCCGCGACAGTCTGTTGCTGCACAGTGCCGCCAGCGATCGCCACAGTTACTTGCAACGCCCTGACCTGGGGCGACGCCTGAGCGATGAATCGGCCCAAACCTTGCGCGATTACGCCAAGGCCAACCCCGGCGGCGTGGACCTGGCGGTGGTGGTGGCCGATGGTTTATCGGCGCTGGCCGTGCATAAGCACACCGTACCGTTCCTGACACGCCTGGAAGAACATACCCACGCTGAAGGTTGGTCACTGTCGCCGGTGATCCTGGTAGAACAAGGCCGCGTGGCGGTGGCCGATGAAGTCGGCCAGTTGCTGGGGGCGAAAATGGTGGTGATCCTGATCGGCGAGCGTCCGGGCCTCAGTTCGCCGGACAGCCTGGGGCTGTATTTCACTTACAACCCCAAGGTCGGCTTGACCGATGCCTACCGCAACTGCATTTCCAATGTGCGCCTGGAGGGCTTGAGCTACGGCATGGCCGCGCACCGTTTGCTGTATTTGATGCGCGAGGCCTGTCGGCGGCAGCTGTCAGGGGTCAACCTCAAGGATGAAGCGCAGGTTCAGACGCTCGAATCAGATGACCCGGATTTGATGAAGGGCAATTTCCTACTTGGCCCAGCGTCGGACTGA
- the ppa gene encoding inorganic diphosphatase, with product MSYSKIPAGKDLPNDIYVAIEIPANHAPIKYEIDKDSDCLFVDRFMATPMFYPANYGFIPNTLADDGDPLDVLVVTPYPVTPGSVIRARPVGILNMTDDGGGDAKVIAVPHDKLSQLYVDVKEYTDLPPLLLEQIKHFFENYKDLEKGKWVKIDGWGDADAARAEIMKSVAAYKG from the coding sequence ATGAGCTACAGCAAGATTCCGGCTGGCAAAGACCTGCCGAACGACATCTACGTCGCCATCGAGATTCCGGCCAACCACGCGCCGATCAAATATGAGATCGACAAAGACAGCGACTGCCTGTTCGTTGACCGTTTCATGGCCACCCCGATGTTCTACCCTGCCAACTACGGTTTCATTCCTAACACCCTGGCTGACGACGGTGATCCCCTCGATGTGCTGGTAGTGACGCCTTACCCAGTCACCCCAGGCTCGGTTATCCGTGCTCGCCCGGTCGGGATCCTGAACATGACCGACGACGGCGGCGGCGATGCCAAAGTTATCGCAGTCCCACACGACAAGTTGTCCCAACTGTATGTCGACGTGAAGGAATACACCGACCTGCCTCCACTGTTGCTGGAACAGATCAAGCACTTCTTCGAGAACTACAAAGACCTCGAAAAAGGCAAATGGGTGAAGATCGATGGTTGGGGCGACGCAGACGCAGCCCGCGCCGAGATCATGAAGTCGGTAGCCGCCTACAAAGGCTGA